The sequence GGGCGTTCACGGCCTCGCCTAGCGGGCGGGCTTCTTGCTCTTCATGATCGGGCGGCCCAGGCCCACGGAGCGGAGCTTCTCGCGCATGCCGTCCGTGCTGCTGGGCGTGCCGCGATAGACGACCATCACGCGGTGCCAGGTGGCCCCGTTCTCGTTGGCCGTCTCCAGGGAGGTCTTCAGCCCCGTGGCCTCGATGCGCCTGCGCAGGGCCTCGGCCGGGTCGCGGTCCTTGAAGGCCGCGGCCTGGTAGACATAGTCGAAGACGCCTTCGCCGTTCGGGTCCTTGGCCTCGGCCTTGGCCTTGGGCTCGGGCCTGGGGGCCTCGGCCTTCTGGTTCCTGGCCTTCTCCGAGGCGCGCACGGCCTCGATGGCCTTGGCCTTGGCCTCCGCGTCGGCCTTGGCCTTTGCGTCGGCTTCCGCCTTGGCCTTCTTGTCGTCCTTGGCCGGGGCCTTGGCCTCGGGCTTGGGAGCCTCGGCCTTCTGGCCCTTGGCCGCGCCCGAGGTCTGGGTCAGCTGCTCCATGTAGTGCAGCTCCTCGGGCTTGAGCACCTGGGGCTCGGGAGCCGTGGCGTTGGCCGGGACCGGAACGGGCATGATCCGCGCCAGCTCCGGCAC is a genomic window of Desulfovibrio aminophilus containing:
- a CDS encoding SPOR domain-containing protein; its protein translation is MNQMKKVPSRKGEPKTYSYTFSLPQLVGLGGGLAVALTVFFVLGILIGRGYRPEAEVPELARIMPVPVPANATAPEPQVLKPEELHYMEQLTQTSGAAKGQKAEAPKPEAKAPAKDDKKAKAEADAKAKADAEAKAKAIEAVRASEKARNQKAEAPRPEPKAKAEAKDPNGEGVFDYVYQAAAFKDRDPAEALRRRIEATGLKTSLETANENGATWHRVMVVYRGTPSSTDGMREKLRSVGLGRPIMKSKKPAR